In Pelosinus sp. UFO1, one genomic interval encodes:
- the rpsJ gene encoding 30S ribosomal protein S10, producing MAKQQKIRIRLKAYDHKALDQSAVKIVDTAKRTGAMVSGPIPLPTEKNIFTVLRSPHVNKDSREQFEMRTHKRLIDILEPTSKTVDALMRLDLPAGVDIEIKL from the coding sequence ATGGCTAAACAACAAAAAATCAGAATTCGTCTTAAAGCGTATGATCATAAAGCACTTGATCAAAGTGCGGTAAAAATAGTGGACACTGCAAAAAGAACAGGTGCTATGGTTTCCGGGCCAATTCCACTTCCTACGGAGAAAAATATTTTCACTGTCTTGCGTTCACCACATGTCAATAAGGATTCCCGGGAACAATTTGAAATGCGTACCCACAAACGTCTGATTGACATTCTTGAGCCGACTTCCAAGACCGTTGATGCGTTAATGCGTCTGGATCTTCCGGCTGGTGTTGACATTGAAATCAAGCTGTAG
- the rplC gene encoding 50S ribosomal protein L3 yields MAKGILGKKLGMTQIFTPDGKMVPVTVIEAGNSVVLQNKTVENDGYNAVQLGFGTVKDKSVTSPMKGHFAKAGVKPVKLIREIRLAEASEYTVGQEIGVDIFAEGDIVDVTGTAKGKGFAGVIKRWNFRRGPMAHGSKSHREPGSMGPRMSGGGGKVFKGKKLPGRMGNQKVTVQRLTVVRVDAERNLILIKGGIPGPKGSFMMIKNTVKPKK; encoded by the coding sequence ATGGCTAAAGGAATTTTAGGTAAAAAACTTGGTATGACACAAATTTTTACTCCAGATGGTAAAATGGTTCCTGTAACTGTAATAGAAGCAGGTAACAGTGTCGTGTTACAAAATAAAACTGTTGAAAATGATGGCTACAATGCGGTGCAGTTGGGTTTTGGCACTGTTAAAGATAAAAGCGTTACTAGCCCAATGAAAGGTCATTTTGCCAAAGCAGGCGTTAAACCTGTTAAGCTTATTCGCGAAATTAGATTGGCTGAAGCGTCTGAATATACTGTTGGTCAAGAAATTGGCGTAGATATATTCGCTGAAGGCGATATAGTTGATGTTACTGGTACTGCAAAAGGTAAAGGTTTTGCTGGTGTTATCAAACGTTGGAACTTTAGACGTGGACCTATGGCCCATGGTTCTAAATCACATCGCGAGCCAGGTTCTATGGGACCTAGGATGAGCGGCGGCGGCGGTAAAGTATTCAAAGGCAAAAAATTACCTGGTCGCATGGGTAATCAAAAAGTTACGGTACAGCGTTTGACTGTTGTTAGAGTAGATGCTGAACGGAATTTGATTTTGATAAAAGGCGGTATTCCTGGTCCTAAAGGTAGCTTTATGATGATTAAGAATACTGTAAAACCTAAAAAATAA
- the tuf gene encoding elongation factor Tu → MAKKKFERNKPHINIGTIGHVDHGKTSLTAAITMTLSKHGGGEFMAYDMIDKAPEERERGITINTAHVEYETEKRHYAHVDCPGHADYVKNMITGAAQMDGAILVVSAADGPMPQTREHILLSRQVGVPSMVVFLNKADLVDDEELIELVEMEVRELLSSYDFPGDDIPVVCGSAVQALNCGCASRECKWCGKIFELMDAVDEYIPTPVRATDRPFLMPVEDVFTITGRGTVATGRVERGEIKVGDNIEIVGMTEKPRTVVVTGVEMFRKLLDSAVAGDNIGALLRGVERKDIERGQVLAKPGTIKPHTKYKAEVYVLSKEEGGRHTPFFTNYRPQFYFRTTDVTGVVHLPEGVEMVMPGDNIQMSIELITPIAIEEGLRFAIREGGRTVGAGVVTAIEA, encoded by the coding sequence ATGGCAAAGAAAAAGTTTGAAAGAAATAAACCACATATTAACATTGGAACAATTGGTCACGTCGATCATGGTAAGACATCTTTAACAGCTGCAATTACTATGACTCTTTCCAAACATGGTGGCGGAGAATTCATGGCTTATGACATGATCGATAAAGCTCCAGAAGAAAGAGAACGTGGTATTACAATTAATACAGCTCACGTTGAGTATGAAACTGAAAAACGTCACTATGCTCACGTTGACTGCCCAGGCCATGCTGATTATGTAAAAAACATGATCACTGGTGCTGCACAAATGGATGGAGCGATTCTAGTAGTAAGTGCTGCTGATGGCCCTATGCCACAAACACGTGAACATATTCTATTGTCTCGTCAAGTAGGCGTACCTTCAATGGTAGTGTTCTTGAACAAAGCTGACTTGGTTGATGATGAAGAATTAATCGAATTAGTTGAAATGGAAGTTCGTGAACTTCTTTCCAGCTATGATTTCCCTGGTGATGATATTCCTGTAGTTTGTGGTTCCGCTGTACAAGCACTTAACTGCGGTTGTGCAAGTCGCGAATGCAAATGGTGCGGTAAAATATTCGAATTAATGGATGCGGTAGATGAATACATCCCAACTCCTGTTCGTGCAACAGACAGACCTTTCTTGATGCCTGTTGAGGACGTGTTCACGATTACTGGTCGTGGTACAGTTGCTACTGGCCGTGTAGAACGTGGCGAAATCAAAGTTGGCGACAACATTGAAATCGTTGGTATGACTGAAAAGCCTAGAACTGTTGTTGTAACAGGCGTAGAAATGTTCCGTAAATTGTTGGATTCAGCAGTAGCTGGTGATAACATTGGTGCATTATTACGTGGTGTTGAGCGTAAAGATATCGAGCGCGGTCAAGTATTGGCTAAGCCTGGTACAATTAAACCTCACACAAAATATAAAGCAGAAGTATACGTGTTGTCTAAAGAAGAAGGCGGCCGTCATACTCCATTCTTTACAAACTACCGTCCACAATTCTACTTCCGTACAACAGATGTTACTGGTGTAGTACATTTGCCAGAAGGTGTAGAAATGGTAATGCCTGGTGACAACATTCAAATGTCAATTGAGTTAATTACTCCAATTGCAATTGAAGAAGGTTTACGTTTCGCGATTCGCGAAGGTGGCCGTACTGTTGGTGCTGGCGTAGTAACTGCTATTGAAGCGTAA
- the fusA gene encoding elongation factor G gives MARKFSLNNTRNIGIMAHIDAGKTTTTERILFYTGKVHKIGEVHEGAATMDWMVQEQERGITITSAATTCEWSGHRINIIDTPGHVDFTVEVERSLRVLDGSVAVFCAKGGVEPQSETVWRQADKYGVPRMAYVNKMDILGADFYRVVDMMKNRLGANAVPVQLPIGLENGFKGYVDLVQMKAVVYTDDLGKFSEAADIPEDMQEHVAEYRQGLLDAVAESDDELMMKYLEGEEFTLEEIYAGIRKATIACKMTPVLCGSSYKNKGVQPLLDAVIAYMPAPTDVPAIKGINPDTEAEDERAADDSLPFSALAFKIMADPYVGKLAFFRVYSGELSSGSYVYNSTKGKKERIGRILQMHANHREEIERVYTGDIAAAVGLKDTTTGDTLCDDKNQIILESMVFPEPVISVAVEPKTKADQEKMGIALQRLAEEDPTFRVNTDQETGQTIIAGVGELHLEIIVDRMLREFKVDCSVGKPQVAYRETIRKKVKSEGKFVRQSGGRGQYGHCWLEIEPLEPGQGFIFESKVVGGSIPREYIAPIGAGCKEAMDNGVLAGYPMVDIKVTVLEGSYHDVDSSEMAFKIAGSMGFKAGCAKAGAVILEPYMKVEVIVPEEYMGDVIGDLNSRRGRIEGMEANNGSQSIKAFVPLAEMFGYVTDLRSKTQGRGNYSMGFAHYDEVPRSIAEAIIAKVKGV, from the coding sequence GTGGCCAGAAAATTCTCGCTAAATAATACACGTAATATTGGTATTATGGCACATATTGACGCTGGCAAAACCACTACGACTGAACGGATACTGTTTTATACTGGCAAAGTACACAAAATCGGTGAAGTGCATGAAGGCGCTGCGACAATGGATTGGATGGTACAAGAACAGGAGCGGGGTATTACAATTACTTCTGCGGCTACTACTTGTGAATGGTCTGGACATCGCATTAACATCATTGACACACCAGGACACGTGGACTTTACTGTAGAAGTAGAGCGCTCACTCAGAGTGTTAGATGGATCTGTAGCTGTATTTTGCGCTAAAGGTGGCGTAGAACCACAATCAGAAACCGTTTGGCGTCAAGCTGATAAATATGGTGTGCCACGTATGGCATACGTTAATAAAATGGATATTCTAGGTGCTGATTTTTACCGAGTTGTCGATATGATGAAAAATCGTTTAGGTGCAAATGCAGTGCCAGTTCAACTGCCAATAGGCTTGGAAAATGGTTTCAAAGGGTATGTTGATTTGGTACAAATGAAAGCGGTTGTTTATACAGATGACCTTGGTAAATTTAGTGAAGCTGCCGATATTCCAGAAGACATGCAAGAGCATGTGGCTGAATACCGTCAAGGTCTTTTAGATGCAGTTGCAGAAAGTGATGACGAACTCATGATGAAATATCTTGAGGGCGAAGAATTTACTTTAGAAGAGATCTATGCTGGTATTCGTAAAGCTACGATTGCTTGTAAAATGACTCCTGTTTTATGCGGATCTTCCTATAAGAACAAAGGTGTGCAGCCGTTATTGGATGCAGTTATTGCATACATGCCGGCACCTACTGATGTTCCAGCTATTAAAGGGATTAATCCTGATACAGAAGCAGAAGACGAACGTGCAGCTGATGACAGCTTGCCATTCTCAGCTTTAGCATTCAAAATCATGGCTGACCCTTATGTAGGTAAGTTAGCATTCTTCAGAGTATACTCCGGCGAACTTTCTTCCGGGTCTTATGTATATAATTCCACTAAAGGAAAGAAAGAACGTATTGGACGTATCTTGCAGATGCATGCAAATCACCGTGAAGAAATCGAAAGAGTATACACAGGCGATATCGCTGCTGCTGTAGGACTTAAAGATACTACTACTGGTGATACTTTATGTGATGACAAAAACCAAATTATTCTTGAGTCCATGGTTTTCCCTGAACCAGTTATTTCGGTAGCTGTTGAACCTAAAACCAAAGCTGACCAAGAAAAAATGGGTATCGCACTGCAACGTTTGGCAGAAGAAGATCCTACATTCCGTGTGAATACAGATCAAGAAACTGGTCAAACCATTATTGCTGGTGTTGGTGAATTGCATTTAGAAATTATCGTTGACCGGATGCTTAGAGAATTTAAAGTGGATTGTAGCGTGGGTAAACCTCAGGTTGCTTATCGTGAAACTATCCGCAAAAAAGTTAAATCCGAAGGTAAATTTGTTCGTCAGTCTGGTGGTCGTGGACAATATGGTCATTGTTGGTTGGAAATTGAACCTCTTGAACCAGGTCAAGGTTTCATCTTCGAAAGTAAAGTTGTCGGCGGTTCCATTCCAAGAGAATATATTGCACCTATCGGAGCTGGTTGTAAAGAAGCTATGGATAATGGGGTTTTAGCGGGTTACCCTATGGTAGACATTAAAGTAACTGTACTTGAAGGTTCTTACCATGATGTTGACTCCTCTGAAATGGCATTTAAAATAGCTGGTTCAATGGGCTTTAAAGCTGGTTGCGCAAAAGCCGGTGCTGTAATCTTGGAACCATACATGAAAGTAGAAGTTATTGTTCCAGAAGAATACATGGGCGATGTAATTGGCGATTTGAACTCACGTCGTGGACGCATAGAAGGTATGGAAGCAAATAACGGCTCCCAATCCATCAAAGCATTTGTGCCATTGGCTGAAATGTTTGGTTATGTAACTGACTTACGTTCAAAAACTCAAGGTCGCGGTAACTACTCAATGGGCTTTGCTCATTATGATGAAGTACCAAGAAGTATAGCTGAAGCGATTATCGCCAAAGTAAAAGGCGTATAA
- the rpsG gene encoding 30S ribosomal protein S7: protein MPRKGPVTKRDVLQDPVYNSKIVTRFVNKVMLDGKKSVAENIVYDAFDIIRAKTGKDPLEVFETAMKNVMPVLEVRARRVGGANYQVPIEVRADRRLSLGIRWLVNYSRLRGEKTMRERLAAELIDASNNTGATIKKKEDTHKMAEANKAFAHYRW, encoded by the coding sequence ATGCCAAGAAAAGGACCTGTTACAAAACGCGATGTATTGCAAGATCCGGTATACAATTCTAAAATTGTTACTCGATTTGTAAATAAAGTAATGTTAGATGGTAAGAAAAGTGTTGCTGAAAATATTGTGTATGATGCATTCGATATTATCCGGGCTAAAACCGGCAAAGATCCATTAGAGGTTTTTGAAACAGCAATGAAAAATGTTATGCCAGTTCTGGAAGTGCGTGCTCGCCGTGTTGGTGGTGCTAACTATCAAGTTCCGATCGAAGTACGTGCAGATCGTCGTTTGTCACTTGGGATTCGCTGGTTGGTGAATTACTCAAGACTACGCGGTGAAAAAACTATGCGTGAAAGACTTGCTGCTGAATTAATTGATGCTTCCAATAATACTGGTGCTACAATTAAGAAAAAAGAAGATACGCATAAAATGGCTGAAGCCAATAAAGCTTTTGCACATTATCGCTGGTAA